The DNA region AAAGAGATTGGTTTCATATTCTAATAAAAGGAATACTTTTGGTTACGCTATTGTTCTAAGTTCTTAAAGCACAAGTAGGTTAAAacctaacaagtggtatcagagcaatccAGGTTTTGATTGCAAGGGTACTTGAACAAGAATGACTAAACCAAAGATCGAGAGAATCGACATAGATCAGTTCGATGGAACAGGAGATTTTTCTCTATGGAAGGTTCGGATGATGGCTCACTTTGGTGTCATAGGGCTAAAGGATATCCTAACAGATGAGAAGCTTCTAATGGATTCACCAGTCAACAAGGAAGAAGGAGTTGATACCTTGAAGGAGACGGAGAAGAAAGAAGCTGAAGGCGTCCCGACCATTGATCCCGTCAAGCTCGGGAAATCCGAGAAAGCGAAAGATCTCATTGTTGTGAACGTGGGAAACCAAGTCCTAAGGAAGATCTGCCACTGTGAAACGGCTGCTGCGATGTGGACAGCTCTCAATACGCTGTAAACGGAGACGTCCTTGCCGAATCGTATTTACCTGCAACACAAATTTTACACTTTCAAGATGAACAATTCAAAGACTATTGATGCAAACGTTGATGACTTCCTAAAGCTAGTAGCAGATCTAAATAATTTGAGCGTGGACGTTGATGAAGAAGTTCAAGCTATACTACTACTAAACTCAATGCCTCAGCGATATGATCAACTCAAGGAGACCCTCAAGTACGGACGGGACACTCTCAAGATCAACGAAGTAACCGGGGCTGCACGAtctaaggagagagagagttattGGAAAGTGGTAAACTCTCTAAGTCTCAAGATGAGGGCTTATACGTTGAGGATAGAGGAAGGTCATCAAACCGATCAAACAAAGGAGGCAGCAAGTATGGGAAAGGAAGATCTCAGAGCAGATTTGGGAGATCGAAATCTCGACCGAAGTATGACAAGAACATCAAGGGTTGTTTCATCTGCGGCAAAGAGGGACATTGGAAGAGGGAATGTCCAGACAGGAGGTCTAATAAATCAGCCAACGTTGCAGAGGAACCGAAGCAACCATTAGTGCTAACGGTTAGCACTAAGGATTCCAAAGAGGAATGGGTAATGGACTCCGGATGTTCTTTCCACATCACTCCAAACAAAGACGTACTGTTTGACCTAGAAGAATTCGAAGGAGGCAGAGTTCTAATGGCAAACAATACACACTGTGATGTAAAAGGTATTGGTAAGATAAGGATCGTGAGACCCGATGGAACCATGGTGGTTCTCAAAGATGTGAGATACATGCCGACTATGAGCCGGAACTTGATATCTTATGGGATGCTTGAGCGGTCAGGATGCCAATATGAAGGGAAAGACTATATGATCAAGTTCTACAAGGACGGAAAGGAGGTCATATCAGGAAAGTTCAACGAAGGTCTCTATTATCTACAAGGGAAAGAAGTCGAGACTGTTTCAGACACAGAAACAAGTCTTGATGGTTACATGCTGGCCAGGGACCGAGTTAGAAGGAAAATAAAACCACCATCAAGATTTGAAGATGAGGATTTTGTGGCCTATGCACTAGCAGCAGCAGATGAGATAGAAATTGAAGAACCCAAGACGTTCATGGAAGCAATGTCAAGTAGGAAACAAAAGCAATGGAAGAATGGAGCAGATGAAGAGATGGATTCACTCAAACGAAATCACACATGGATCTTGATTGAGAAACCTGAGAATGCAAAGGTTATAGGGTGCAAGTGGATTTGCAAACTAAAACCAGGAATCCCTGGAGTAGAAGAGCCGAGATATAAGATGAGATTGGTGGCTCAAGGTTTCTCACAGCAAGAAGGGATTGATTACAACGAAGTGTTTTCTCCGGTGGTGAAACATGTATCAATTCGCATCATGCTCTCAATCGTGGTCAATAAAGACTACGAGCTCGAGCAGATGGACGTGAAAACGACATTCTTACACGGTGACCTAGAAGAAAGAATTCTAATGAAACAACCTGAGGGATATGTTAAGAAAGGGGATGAAAACAAAGTTTGCCTACTTAAGAAATCTTTATATGGACTAAAACAATCTCCAAGACGATGGAATCGTAGGTTTGATTGTTTCATGAAGACTCAACAGTTCCTAAGAAGCAAAGAGGATCCGTGTGTCTACATGAAGAATGTTAAAACGGCACAAGCTGTATTCTTACTCCTATACGTTGATGACATGCTCATAGCATCAGGTGATAAGCAAGAGATCAGGAacatcaaagagagtctgagcaaggaattcgagatgaaagacttgggaaAAGCATCAAGAATATTAGGGATGGATATCATAAGAGATAGAGCGAAGGGAACTCTAATATTGTCACAAGAAGGCTATCTACAAAACGTAGTCGATACGTTTGGAATGACAGTTGCAAAGGCCGTGGTAGCACCAACATCATCTCAGTTCAAACTAAGGAGACTCAGACCAGagcagaaagaagaagaaagaaagttcATGGAAGAAATTCTCTATTCAAGTGCAGTAGGGAGTATTATGTACGCAATGGTCGGTTCTCGACCTGACTTGGGTTTTACGGTAGGATTAATAAGCAGATATATGTCTGAACCTGGTAGAGAACACTGGGAAGCTACTAAGTTGGTTTTAAGGTACCTAACAGGAGCTACAGGGAGGTGTCTAACGTTCACTAAAGGATCGAAGTTCAGCATAGAGGGATTTTGTGACTCTGATTATGCTACAGACCTTGACAGAAGAAGATCTGTTACTGGATATGTATTTCAAGTATGGGGAAATACTGTAAGCTGGAGATCAGGGCTACAAGACGTGGTAGCTCTTTCGACAACCGAAACCGAGTACATGGCTCTAACCGCGGCTGCGAAAGAAGCTTTATGGCTAAGACGACTATGCAAGGAACTTGGTTTTGATCAAGAAAGCGTCAAGATTAACTGTGATTCACAAAGCGCTATAGCCCTAGCAAAGAATCAGGTTCATCACGAACGAACTAAGCACGTTGACACAAAATATCACTTCATAAGAGATGTAGTCAAAGATGGCAGTGTTACTCTATCTAAGATCCATACTAGCAAGAACCCAGCATACTTTCTAACTAAGGCCTTACCAGGACAAAACTTTGATCTCTGTTGTGAACTTCTCAAGATAGCCTAAGAGAACGGCACGACAGGTAACTTTGTTATCGACTCACCTCGTACAAGAATTACAAACTATACTTCTTATCGATAACAAGGAAGCTCAATGGTTACACGGAAGTTACCTGCTAGGAGAGATGTGAGGCGAGGAGCGCTAAGACAAGGAGGTCTCAGATCAAGGTGGAGTAAGCTGAGATAAATCAAAACAGGAAACCAAGATGGCTAAAGACATGTGAGAGAACGTCTTAAACAGCTAAGTAAACAGCTGAAGGGAGACAAGTACCTCAATCGGTAACAAGGAGGTTAATGGATCGACGGAGAAGATTAACGACACGGGAAATGTCTTAAACAGCTAAGAACGAAGCTGAAGGGAGACATGAGTCGTTGATGCAGAGGAGGAGACGCATGTGGTTGCGCCCGAGAAGCTGAAAGAAGATCAGAAACATTGAGAAGTTATCAAAAGGGATTCTACTATCAAATCAGAATATAAGCAGGAGAAGTAAGGAGAAAACGgctctaattaaaaaaaaaaatcggtgaACATTTACCGGAAAAGGGGACGTCAGATTTCCGGTGAGATTTATATCATCTCCGATGGTTTAAGAGAATAACTTTCTCCAGGGAAAGAGGAAGTCGCGATCTTCTTTCATGATAAACAAGGATCGGAGTGGGAAAGACCGCCGTAAATGGTGGAGGGTTCACGAGGAAGAAATACGGAGGGGACGAGTCAAAACACTTCAAAGACAAGATGCAGTGGTGGATCGAAGACCTTGACGAAGGATCTGATCGATTAGGGACATCACCGTAGTAGTCGCCGTTGAGAATCTCCGTAAGAGCCGCCATGGACGAAGGAGAGAGAGCTCGAGACGTCTCTTGGATACATTGAAGAAGGAGACAAAATGAGTTGAAGAAATTAAAGCCCAAGGTGGAATTTGTGAACTTATGGGCCTCAATTGTCTTTTGCTCCTTGGCCAAACTTCTGAAACCTGCAGACATAAAGAAAGACGGTCAAACGAAGTCTAATGCAAAAAGGAAACTTTGCATAATATGTTTGAAGATAGGAGAATCATAGCAGTATAAATAGGGGACCTAGGTCATTGTTAACCATTACGGTTCAGAGCAATAGATAGAGATATAATTCAAGAGTTCGAGTCTTTTGCATTGTGATCTAAGCTTTCTATTGTTACACAAAGAGATTGGTTTCATATTCTAATAAAAGGAATACTTTTGGTTACGTTATTGTTCTAAGTTCTTAAAGCACAAGTAGGTTAAAACCTAACATCTAAGATCATTTTTTGGGAAGTCAAGCTGTTCTGATGAGTCAAGAGTTGCTGATGAAGGATCTATCTGGGGTATTCTCGAGCAGAGAGACCTAAAAGGAAGAGTAATGGTTCTGTTCCTGGGAGCCGAGCCATAGGAGATTTTTTTTCGATTTCTATGAGACAACCTGCGAAGAGTTCGAACAAAAAGTCATCGACTAGTTTAGGGTATCCACATTGCAGTTTTTGAAGAGAAGTACGAGTTCGAACTCAGACAGAGATAGAGAATTCTATTCAAGGAGCTATCTTGCATTGCAAGCAATCTCAGCAAcagaagcagaagcagaagcagTATAGGGTTAATGAGGTCGGATTCTGTTCGTTGTCAGCATCAAGAATTGCAGTGGCAGATGATTGAGAACGGGCTCAGATGTTTAGAGGTTAACTAAGCAATTAAATTGGACACGAAGATGATGAGaagatttaagtttttttttgctttttctttgattttctaTGAAATTTCATAAAAACCCGAAGGCCATTTCcatgtaaaaaataaacaaaaatgattacaaatctttgttttagatttgaattacttgtgatttgaaatttttatattcgATTCcagttttgaaataaaaattaatgcaaATCAAGGCTTTCATTTCATACCTGCAATCAAGGCTTCCTTCAGGGTTTGGAATTGATCGAACGCAAGCATACGATGTAGAAGAGCTTCTGTCCCGACTTCTTTTGCAAAATTGCAGTGGAAAATAAGGTGCCTAGCGGTTTCTTGCTCCCCACATCTCGGACAGGGTACAGCACTCACAGCCTCGTTTTTCCAAATTAGAACCCAGGGACAGAGCTCCTTCAACCAACTTCTACATAAAGAGCTTGACTTTCGGGGGACAGGGTGTCCCCCAAACCTTCTTCGTCCATTCCAACTCGAGTAATGAATCCGCCTCATTGTCGAGAGTTGCTCTGTTCTTCATTGCAATGAAATATCCTGACTTGGTGGTATAGACTCCGTCCTTAGTAGGTGTCCAAACGAAATCGTCAATGGCCCCTAATGTGCTCGGAGAGATGCAGAGAATTTCCTTTGAGATGAGTGGGAATAAGGATTTAACTTTGGGAACGTTCTACTCGTTGGATCCTCTAGTTAGTAGATCAGCAACCATAAGATGTTGATCCTTTTCATTCGGTGGACCAACCGGTCGTCcaatattatcttttaagatccagCGCCACACTCTTGTTGAATTCCCATCTCCGATCGCTTTTTGTTCCACTCGTTCgaactttttttaattataggcattattttgttttgatttggtaaCTGGTACTGTGAGGAGAAGGGACGGATTAGCTCATAACTATTTCTCTTTCCATCAAATATTGGCTGGAGAATTAAAGGATAGGGTACCAGTGCGAGTTTCTTCAATAcgagtaataaataaaagtaattgaCTAAGTCTTGTTCAAAGAAGATGACAAAaggcaaaagaaaacaaagaggaGATGATATGCGGAAACAAACACGACACTTGTAAAAATGTAACTTATCGTTCTTTCCTTTTTCCCGATAGTACTAAGCCTTGGTTGATTTGCACTAAACTTGGCACGTAAGAGCATACGAGTGGGAAACAGTAGGGATAGTCGTCGTCATCAGGAATCAAAACAGCTTCTCCGAGATCCACTTGTTTAAAATACTCATCCTCTCCAATGATGTAAGCCCTTTTGTAGCGACCAAGTGTGTCTAAAGTGAAAGCCAGTGCGAGTTTCTTTTCCTcgtcaatgaagaaacttccaCTTAAGAGAGGGACCATCTTATCAACTGCTAAGAAGTACAGCTTGCTCCACGACACCGCGTGGGGCTCAATCTTAGTCGTAACCCATATCTCCATCATATTTATATCCATGCATTGATATAACGCTGCAAGCTTCTCTTCTCCGACACTCGATAGAACCACGGTGTCTCCGTGGAGACGAGAGTGAAACGGCACGTACAGATGTGGTCCAAATCTCTCTTTGGTAAAATCAAAAGAGACCAAGAAATCATCTACATCTCCGTCTGCTTCACCTTCgtctaatattattttttgtgtagCAAAAAAGTAAGTGTTTCCCTTTACTGTCAAGCCGGGTCGAAAAAACTCGATATCCCAGTCGGGAGTGACATCAAGAGCCCTCCACAA from Brassica oleracea var. oleracea cultivar TO1000 unplaced genomic scaffold, BOL UnpScaffold01387, whole genome shotgun sequence includes:
- the LOC106321285 gene encoding putative F-box protein At4g17200 — its product is MTTISDLSRDLIGDILSKVPITCVGKVRCTCKQWNASSRHRIFGKAVARQFMGFMMMDFKVCLVRIDLNGIVKDEEGSGPVSIKPIDKLNKIEISKVFHCDGLLLSTTRDNTRLLVWNPYLGQMKWIEPKTAYHRLDRYALGYDTNKKSYKILRFVDDAYWPTPLFEFEIYDMNSNLWRALDVTPDWDIEFFRPGLTVKGNTYFFATQKIILDEGEADGDVDDFLVSFDFTKERFGPHLYVPFHSRLHGDTVVLSSVGEEKLAALYQCMDINMMEIWVTTKIEPHAVSWSKLYFLAVDKMVPLLSGSFFIDEEKKLALAFTLDTLGRYKRAYIIGEDEYFKQVDLGEAVLIPDDDDYPYCFPLVCSYVPSLVQINQGLVLSGKRKER